The Eubacterium sp. MSJ-33 genomic sequence CATAATTCCCGAGAAAAATATACCCATTCCTGACATCAAACACATAGCCATGCCCGTCAGCATCAAACCTATGTATTCCCGCACATATCCCTCATCCTTATATAGCTTTATCAATAGATAAGTTAGAAATGGAATGAGCATGCCTGCTACCACAGCCTTTCCCTGCCAAATTCTTACTATCGTAAAATATGACTGATTGTATACACTCTGCCCAAAAGACATGTTTAATACGGCTATAATAATTACCAACATAATTGATTTAATTTTTTCGCCAAATAATAATTGTCCAATAAGATAATACGACGCATATCCCATGGCAAGGAGAAGCGGCGGATACACGGTGTGTGCAAGAACGGTAGGATATATTCCTATCAATTTGCTTATCATTGCCAAATATATTGACCATGGGGAACTTACATCCTTTGTTAACTCTCCTACCCAAGCGCCCATATAATTACCATTTGCCGGATTGGTAAGAAACATGGTTCCATATTCATATGCATCAACTGCGTTCACCACAAATCTGGAATCATCGTTATCTATATGCATACAGAATATATATTTATAACATTGATATCCTACGATTGCCAATGCAACCAACATCATTATCACAAAGCAAATTGTATCTTGTTTGTTTGCATGTCTCATTACCCGCGCATTTAAAAATCGACGTTCCGATTTTTTTTTACGCAAATACATATACCCTGCCACCAACGCAATAACTATTAAAGATATCCATAATATAGTCACTACAATCAATCGACTTTTGGCTATTATAAGCGGAACAGCAACTAGTTGAAAAGCTGCCCACATAACCACTTGCCCACAAATAAAAATATAACATATATCTGACAATACATCATTCTTATTTAATTTAAATTGGTATGATTCAAATATTACATATCCTAAAGCCAATGGCATAGCAACCATAATGATTATAATTTTGATAAATTCAATTAATATCATATCGATACCCTTATCTTCCGCCCTCTTTAAAAACTGTAATCACCGTTTTAAAAAGAATCTTTATATCTAAAGTCAAACTCCAGTTATCTATATACTGCAAATCCATCTTAACAACATCTTCAAAATCTGTCACGGTATTTCTTCCATACGCCTGCCACATTCCGGTTATTCCCGGTTTCATGGTCAGTCTTCTCCTGTGATGTCCAGCATATTGTTTGAATTCATCAATCGTTGGAGGCCTGGTTCCAACCAGACTCATATCTCCTTTCAGCACATTGATAAACTGTGGCAGTTCATCAATACTCGTCTTTCGCAAAAAGCTTCCAACTCTTGTAATACGCTGATCATTTGTGATTTTAAACATAGGCCCCTGCATTTCATTTTCTGCTTTCAGATCTTTCTTTCGATCTTCTGCATCCATATACATAGAACGGAATTTATAAATGTTGAAATATCTGCCACCTTTACCAACTCGGCGCTGTTTGAAAAATACCGGTCCCGGGGAATCAATCTTTATCGCAATAGCAACAAATGGCAGGCAAATCAGCATAATGCAAAGGCCAACCAATCCACCTACGATATCTGCTGCACGTTTTACAAACAATTTTTTATATGCAAACAGACGATGCGCAAATGTAGCAACAGTACTTCCACCCAACGTACCAAGAGCTACGTCAAAGTCAGAGAACGTGTCAAGCAAATCAATTCTGATATGTACGGTTATTCCCATATCCTCTAATTCCATGATTAAAGGGCGCAGGCTTTCGACCTTTTCATAATCAATATCAATATATACTTCGTCTGCGACACCCAATCTGATGTATTCCATCATCGTTTCAGCCGAAGCAACAACCGGTACACCATCTATATTCTGGCCTACCATATTTTGATCTATAATTATAAATGCATCCAGACGGCGCATCCAATCAGACTCGTCTTTTTTCAGTGCCAAATCTCGCTCTGCCCTGTCACTTCTTGTGATGACCAGCATTCGGATTGCATTTGCACTTTTGTTGTGATTAATCAGCATTCTCTTTATCACAATTCTGGTAACATATATTGTGATAATGGCAAATACAAAGGTAATAACATATACACCTCGCGGAAACAGCTCATCTTTTCTACGAAGCAGCTCGTAGATTGCAATAATACACGCATAGAAGATTTCTTTTTTTACCACGGACTTCAGTTCGAGCAGATATCCGCGTCCCGTGAAATCATCTGAATCTGTATCTATAATTGCAAGCAGAATATATGACACAAATATAGTCAGTGTATTATCCCGCATCTGATTCATGGCAAATGCACCATCAAAACCTTTATAACACCATAGCCATATATATCCTGCAACATAGAAAGATACAACTGTACATATCAGATCTGAAAAAAACAATATGAAATTCTGTATTCTTTCCTTTGTCTGAACCATTAATTTAGCCTCTTGTATTTTACCCTATTTTTTTCAAAAAACATAGAATAACTCATTAATTTATAAATTCTTCTATTTGCTTCTTCATACAAGCAGAAACATCCCCACCATGCATATATTCTTCCGACCATTCTACAATCTTTTCCATAGTTTCTTGCATATGCCAGGTTGGTTTCCAATTAAATACTGATTTTATCTTTGAGCAATCCAGTTTCAAAAAGTTAGCCTCATGTGGGCCACCATCATACTGATTTATCCATTCTGCTGTATATGTACCATCTGTATTATTTTCATTCCATGTTTTACAGAACAGGTCCACCAAATCACCCGTTGTCCAACAATCCTCATCATCCGGTCCAACATTGTAGCTTCCTGCCAGGGAAATATCTTTATATTGTTCCTGCGCAATCATCAGATATGTTACAACCGGTTCCAATACATGCTGATATGGCCTGGTAGAAAATGGATTTCGGACAATGATTTTTTTCTCAGCAGCTACCGCTCTAATGCAATCCGGTATGATTCTATCCTTTGCAAAATCACCTCCGCCTATAACATTTCCTGCCCGGCAGGTTGTTATGGCGATTTCACGTCCATCTTCCATTTTACCGGTTTCTCCACCAAAAAAGGAATTTTTATAGCTGCTTGTAACCAATTCCGAACAGGATTTTGAGTTTGAATATGGATCATATCCATTTAATTCTTCATTTTCGCGATATCCCCACTGCCATTCTCTGTTCAAATACACCTTGTCTGTTGTTACATTCACAAACGACCGAACAGAAGGAGTCTTTCTGATACATTCTAAGACATTCACCGTTCCCATCACATTCGTCTCATAAGTATATACCGGATTCTTATAAGATTCCCTGACGATTGGCTGCGCTGCCATATGAATTACAATCTCCGGCTGCGTTTCTTCAAACACTTCCATCAGATGATCCAGATCCCGAATATCTCCCTCTACAGAATTCATCCCATCACCAACTTTACAAAGTTCAAATAAGCTTGGTTCTGTTGGTGCGGGCAGTGCATACCCTGTCACTTCTGCCCCCATCATGATAAGCAGCTTACACATCCACGTTCCTTTAAA encodes the following:
- a CDS encoding DUF6077 domain-containing protein, which codes for MILIEFIKIIIIMVAMPLALGYVIFESYQFKLNKNDVLSDICYIFICGQVVMWAAFQLVAVPLIIAKSRLIVVTILWISLIVIALVAGYMYLRKKKSERRFLNARVMRHANKQDTICFVIMMLVALAIVGYQCYKYIFCMHIDNDDSRFVVNAVDAYEYGTMFLTNPANGNYMGAWVGELTKDVSSPWSIYLAMISKLIGIYPTVLAHTVYPPLLLAMGYASYYLIGQLLFGEKIKSIMLVIIIAVLNMSFGQSVYNQSYFTIVRIWQGKAVVAGMLIPFLTYLLIKLYKDEGYVREYIGLMLTGMAMCLMSGMGIFFSGIMIGVMGLWFTVIKRRWKKIPYLALSCLPTIVYGLSYMFIK
- a CDS encoding sugar transferase, with translation MVQTKERIQNFILFFSDLICTVVSFYVAGYIWLWCYKGFDGAFAMNQMRDNTLTIFVSYILLAIIDTDSDDFTGRGYLLELKSVVKKEIFYACIIAIYELLRRKDELFPRGVYVITFVFAIITIYVTRIVIKRMLINHNKSANAIRMLVITRSDRAERDLALKKDESDWMRRLDAFIIIDQNMVGQNIDGVPVVASAETMMEYIRLGVADEVYIDIDYEKVESLRPLIMELEDMGITVHIRIDLLDTFSDFDVALGTLGGSTVATFAHRLFAYKKLFVKRAADIVGGLVGLCIMLICLPFVAIAIKIDSPGPVFFKQRRVGKGGRYFNIYKFRSMYMDAEDRKKDLKAENEMQGPMFKITNDQRITRVGSFLRKTSIDELPQFINVLKGDMSLVGTRPPTIDEFKQYAGHHRRRLTMKPGITGMWQAYGRNTVTDFEDVVKMDLQYIDNWSLTLDIKILFKTVITVFKEGGR
- the rfbG gene encoding CDP-glucose 4,6-dehydratase, which produces MLDQTFYRGKKVLVTGHTGFKGTWMCKLLIMMGAEVTGYALPAPTEPSLFELCKVGDGMNSVEGDIRDLDHLMEVFEETQPEIVIHMAAQPIVRESYKNPVYTYETNVMGTVNVLECIRKTPSVRSFVNVTTDKVYLNREWQWGYRENEELNGYDPYSNSKSCSELVTSSYKNSFFGGETGKMEDGREIAITTCRAGNVIGGGDFAKDRIIPDCIRAVAAEKKIIVRNPFSTRPYQHVLEPVVTYLMIAQEQYKDISLAGSYNVGPDDEDCWTTGDLVDLFCKTWNENNTDGTYTAEWINQYDGGPHEANFLKLDCSKIKSVFNWKPTWHMQETMEKIVEWSEEYMHGGDVSACMKKQIEEFIN